A genomic stretch from Erwinia sp. E_sp_B01_1 includes:
- a CDS encoding aldehyde dehydrogenase family protein: protein MSISKLQEKLADYWGDHQGVASYVDGRFIAGEGDIITVKKAHDGTDLFSYRDAGAALLPVLKTATGRAQTQWWALTAQARGRIMYNIGAEIRKEADNLAEIEALYANKPVRDAKGEVQKVAEMFEYYAGWADKLHGEVIPVPTTHLNYVTYEPLGTVLQITPWNAPIFTCGWQIAPAIAAGNAVILKPSEMTPLTSLIVAVLAERAGAPKGLINVIAGYGHTIGQQLIAEAPIRKVVFVGSPATGKLIAVAAAQRGIPAVLELGGKSANIVFEDADWDKALRGAQGAIFGGAGQSCVSGSRLLVQESIYEKFVADMAEAAKKFRVGNPEEPETQIGPIHNEKQYRHVCSMLDKAHAEGAKVAGQNAIPVPDSEGYYINPTILKGNNQMFVAQEEIFGPVVIAIPFKDEEEAIRIANESRFGLAGAVWTNNVGRAHRVARQIKAGTFWINGYKTINVASPFGGYGESGYGRSSGLEALREYSEVKSVWVETAADPLVNFGYGAQEK from the coding sequence ATGAGCATCAGCAAATTGCAGGAAAAACTCGCTGACTACTGGGGCGATCATCAGGGTGTGGCCAGCTATGTTGACGGGCGTTTCATCGCCGGCGAGGGTGACATCATCACCGTTAAAAAAGCGCATGACGGCACTGATTTGTTCAGTTACAGAGATGCGGGAGCCGCGCTTCTCCCGGTGCTGAAAACAGCGACTGGCCGGGCACAAACCCAATGGTGGGCGCTTACGGCGCAGGCCCGTGGACGCATCATGTATAACATCGGCGCTGAGATTCGCAAAGAAGCGGATAACCTCGCCGAAATCGAAGCCCTTTACGCGAACAAACCTGTTCGTGATGCAAAAGGTGAAGTGCAAAAAGTCGCGGAGATGTTCGAATACTATGCTGGCTGGGCCGACAAACTTCATGGTGAGGTTATCCCGGTGCCCACCACCCATCTGAACTATGTTACCTATGAACCCCTGGGCACCGTATTGCAGATCACCCCGTGGAACGCACCGATTTTCACCTGTGGCTGGCAAATAGCCCCGGCTATTGCTGCGGGCAATGCGGTGATCCTCAAACCCTCTGAAATGACGCCACTGACTTCACTGATCGTTGCAGTGCTGGCTGAACGTGCCGGCGCGCCAAAAGGGCTGATCAATGTCATTGCCGGGTATGGTCATACGATTGGTCAGCAGCTGATTGCCGAAGCGCCCATTCGTAAGGTTGTCTTCGTCGGCTCTCCGGCCACAGGCAAGCTGATCGCTGTTGCTGCTGCACAGCGTGGGATCCCGGCAGTACTTGAGCTGGGTGGCAAGTCGGCCAATATCGTGTTTGAAGACGCCGACTGGGATAAAGCGCTGCGGGGTGCACAGGGCGCCATATTCGGCGGTGCCGGGCAGAGCTGCGTTTCAGGTTCCCGTCTGCTGGTTCAGGAAAGTATCTACGAGAAATTTGTGGCTGATATGGCTGAAGCCGCTAAAAAGTTCCGCGTGGGAAATCCGGAAGAGCCAGAAACGCAGATTGGCCCGATCCACAACGAGAAGCAGTATCGTCACGTATGCAGCATGCTGGATAAAGCCCATGCGGAGGGCGCAAAAGTGGCCGGGCAGAACGCCATCCCGGTGCCGGACTCTGAAGGCTACTACATCAATCCGACCATTCTTAAGGGGAATAATCAGATGTTCGTCGCCCAGGAAGAGATTTTTGGGCCCGTGGTGATTGCCATTCCTTTTAAAGATGAGGAAGAGGCTATACGCATTGCCAATGAGAGTCGGTTTGGCCTTGCGGGTGCGGTCTGGACCAACAACGTTGGCCGTGCGCATCGGGTAGCCCGACAAATTAAAGCGGGAACATTCTGGATCAATGGTTACAAAACCATCAATGTGGCTTCCCCGTTCGGGGGCTATGGCGAAAGTGGGTATGGACGGTCCTCCGGGCTTGAAGCGCTCAGGGAATACAGCGAAGTGAAAAGCGTATGGGTGGAAACCGCTGCCGATCCCCTGGTCAACTTTGGTTACGGAGCCCAGGAGAAATAA
- a CDS encoding GNAT family N-acetyltransferase: MTDKNITYKINEPITEQEFVALLGETSLGERRPLADKARITSMLEHANLLVTAWAEDKLVGVARSLTDFTFCCYLSDLAVSGSIQKAGIGKALISKTAEQLHPQCRVILLAAPQAVNYYPKIGFEQHPSSWTLLAAELV, translated from the coding sequence ATGACGGATAAAAACATCACTTACAAAATCAATGAACCCATAACGGAACAGGAGTTTGTTGCCCTGCTAGGTGAAACTTCACTGGGTGAGAGAAGGCCTTTAGCCGATAAAGCGCGCATCACGTCAATGCTTGAACATGCAAACCTGCTGGTGACGGCATGGGCTGAGGATAAGCTGGTTGGGGTCGCCAGATCCCTGACCGACTTCACCTTCTGCTGTTATCTGTCAGATTTAGCGGTTTCTGGCAGCATTCAGAAAGCAGGGATAGGCAAGGCACTGATCTCGAAAACTGCAGAACAGCTTCATCCGCAATGCCGGGTTATCCTGTTAGCTGCGCCCCAGGCGGTAAATTATTATCCGAAAATTGGCTTTGAGCAGCACCCCAGCTCATGGACGTTGCTTGCTGCAGAACTGGTATAA
- a CDS encoding HrpF/NolX family T3SS translocon protein: MRLSGFSPPATNKPMIGTLPDKGTTPTQQPATKSGVLSFISSLEGQAQSAESNRNPAAQLSQDSPQSLETMIKQLISSLLGNLITQAGGEAAPATSAATARLDQPLTAESAAEGESSNGQMPFEQVVTTLGRHEDLLKKATNREGMEKLRDDPDTPTDEKKALETLLNDPQMFDRLDSAKNGKHDGKISSKDIRKWQEDPAVKEYASAKAESYTHDYVPSDAQPGSAPREMSSNDAMRELYQYSESLPKNINAETLKKIADGSQDMGKCPPQVAAAAKYYTDHPDEWQKLTGKDDPNAGVSRDRLCDLASYNVKLSPQESKAVETLKNNQDIFFKGGGLKTGKLADIANDKNNSQDVRDAANLLSQPESMLFTMLDNGKHGAGGNFFNKANDKNISKGDLDAFIKKGSNQVATPDSLSGTAKTVGEMTARQDMATGQETQPDTKKEKGGGIFKLLDILSYIGSALTVFIPGVGAAGLAATAGRAAVTAGLKEGLKQGVKEGIKEGAGQVLDAAQTASRGNPQIDGPRVWAQS; encoded by the coding sequence ATGCGTCTTTCTGGCTTTTCACCACCTGCTACAAATAAACCCATGATCGGTACGTTGCCGGATAAAGGCACCACGCCAACCCAGCAGCCGGCCACCAAATCCGGCGTGCTTTCATTTATATCATCCCTGGAGGGACAGGCACAGTCAGCCGAAAGCAACCGCAACCCGGCAGCTCAGCTCAGCCAGGATAGCCCGCAATCCTTAGAGACGATGATCAAACAACTGATCTCGTCGCTGCTGGGTAACCTGATAACCCAGGCGGGCGGGGAAGCGGCCCCTGCCACCTCAGCCGCTACCGCCAGACTCGATCAGCCGCTGACGGCAGAAAGCGCCGCTGAAGGCGAATCCAGCAACGGTCAGATGCCGTTTGAGCAGGTGGTGACTACGCTGGGGCGGCATGAAGATCTCCTTAAGAAAGCCACTAACCGCGAGGGCATGGAGAAGCTCCGCGACGACCCCGACACGCCAACCGATGAGAAAAAAGCGCTGGAGACCCTGCTGAACGATCCGCAAATGTTCGATCGGCTGGATTCGGCAAAGAATGGTAAGCACGACGGAAAAATCAGTTCGAAAGATATTCGCAAGTGGCAGGAAGATCCGGCGGTTAAAGAGTATGCCAGCGCCAAAGCTGAGAGTTATACCCACGATTATGTGCCTTCCGACGCTCAGCCAGGCTCGGCACCGCGCGAGATGTCATCCAATGATGCCATGCGCGAGCTTTATCAGTATTCCGAAAGCCTGCCAAAAAACATCAATGCGGAGACGTTAAAGAAAATCGCCGATGGCTCGCAGGATATGGGTAAATGTCCGCCACAAGTCGCTGCTGCTGCGAAATATTACACCGATCATCCCGATGAATGGCAGAAGTTGACCGGCAAGGATGATCCAAATGCCGGTGTCTCGCGCGACCGTCTTTGCGATCTCGCCTCTTATAACGTGAAGCTCTCACCGCAGGAGAGTAAAGCGGTTGAAACGCTGAAAAATAATCAGGATATCTTCTTTAAAGGCGGAGGCCTGAAGACCGGTAAACTGGCCGATATCGCTAACGACAAAAATAACAGTCAGGATGTGCGTGATGCGGCAAATCTGCTGAGTCAGCCAGAGTCAATGCTGTTTACCATGCTTGATAACGGTAAACACGGGGCTGGCGGCAACTTCTTCAACAAAGCCAATGACAAGAACATCAGTAAAGGGGACCTGGATGCCTTTATCAAAAAAGGCAGTAATCAGGTAGCCACCCCTGACTCGTTATCGGGCACCGCCAAAACGGTGGGCGAGATGACCGCCCGGCAGGATATGGCAACCGGCCAGGAGACGCAGCCGGACACCAAAAAAGAGAAGGGCGGCGGCATCTTTAAATTGCTGGATATACTCAGCTATATCGGTTCCGCGCTTACCGTCTTTATTCCGGGCGTTGGCGCTGCAGGTCTGGCGGCCACAGCCGGACGCGCTGCGGTGACTGCCGGGCTGAAGGAAGGTCTGAAGCAGGGCGTGAAGGAGGGGATAAAAGAGGGTGCTGGTCAGGTACTGGATGCCGCACAGACAGCCTCCAGGGGCAATCCGCAGATCGATGGCCCGCGCGTCTGGGCACAGAGTTAG
- a CDS encoding M20 aminoacylase family protein: MTIPVSLLEAAVSWRREIHAHPEIAYQEFRTASMIAGLLTGFGLEVRTGIGGTGVVGTLSNGQGPTIGLRADIDALPIAELSEVSYRSTNPGCMHACGHDGHTAILLAAARQLSETRNFHGTVHYIFQPAEEGFAGAKAMIEDGLFEEFAVDSVYSLHNWPGLEAGLVGVSEGAMMASLDTFDIELTGKGCHAAMPETGTDSILIAGELIASLNRIVSRKISPLANAVISVTQIHAGEAYNVIPEKVMIRGTVRCLQQPTREKIEALIRELTEATAVAEKITCELGYQQGYPVTLNHPEAAANVRKAAISVLGESGVIWNISPSMASEDFSFMLESCKGAYFWLGAKEQGDPATHYPLHSPWFDFNDGIIETGIRLWQSLVESQLSK; the protein is encoded by the coding sequence ATGACAATACCGGTTTCACTTCTGGAGGCGGCGGTAAGCTGGCGGCGGGAAATTCATGCTCACCCCGAGATTGCGTATCAGGAGTTCAGAACGGCCAGCATGATTGCCGGGTTGCTGACAGGCTTTGGTCTGGAAGTGCGGACCGGCATTGGCGGCACGGGCGTTGTCGGCACCCTGAGCAACGGGCAGGGGCCCACTATTGGGCTGCGTGCCGACATAGATGCGCTGCCCATCGCTGAACTTTCTGAGGTCAGTTACCGATCCACAAATCCGGGCTGTATGCATGCCTGCGGGCATGATGGCCATACGGCGATACTTCTTGCGGCCGCACGCCAGCTCAGTGAAACAAGGAATTTTCACGGCACCGTCCATTATATTTTCCAGCCCGCAGAGGAGGGGTTTGCCGGCGCGAAGGCGATGATTGAAGACGGGCTCTTTGAAGAGTTTGCCGTGGACAGCGTTTACAGCCTGCATAACTGGCCAGGCCTGGAGGCCGGGCTGGTTGGCGTCAGCGAAGGGGCCATGATGGCCTCTCTGGATACGTTTGATATTGAGCTGACCGGAAAGGGCTGCCATGCAGCCATGCCAGAAACAGGCACGGACAGCATTCTGATTGCAGGCGAACTGATCGCTTCCCTTAACCGGATTGTCTCCCGGAAGATCTCACCGCTGGCCAATGCCGTGATAAGCGTGACGCAGATTCATGCAGGAGAGGCCTATAACGTCATACCGGAAAAGGTGATGATCAGGGGAACCGTTCGCTGTTTGCAGCAGCCAACGCGCGAAAAGATTGAGGCATTAATCAGGGAACTGACAGAGGCAACCGCCGTGGCTGAAAAGATAACCTGTGAGCTTGGCTATCAGCAGGGCTACCCGGTGACCCTGAATCATCCGGAAGCCGCAGCGAATGTCCGTAAGGCCGCTATTTCAGTGCTGGGCGAGTCCGGGGTGATCTGGAATATCAGCCCTTCAATGGCCTCTGAAGATTTCTCCTTTATGCTGGAAAGCTGTAAAGGGGCTTATTTCTGGTTGGGTGCAAAAGAGCAGGGCGATCCCGCCACGCATTATCCGCTTCACAGCCCCTGGTTTGACTTTAATGATGGGATTATCGAAACCGGTATCAGGCTCTGGCAATCGCTAGTCGAGAGTCAGTTGAGTAAATAA
- a CDS encoding DUF2235 domain-containing protein: protein MIRRGCIIHGKNVGLHGDRTSTGAQCIAARPGMSVMGLLKLYIGDKTTPCPKCGEVGIIVDGDHRHSNSAAVAVDGSAIRCGCPQGTNFLIAPGTIPQLSAAKAGMTPAVAPEPEQHAQTVMRKKRKIMLTIGLFFDGTGNNAVNTQNMLKAYTAGHYNLDDPEAESILAKCARDNFGVSGSGATSYTGYYTNIHWLSTLYSRRLTEDSPDVQRAVYIDGIGTDAGKPDSKLGQGFGISDTGVVAKTDKAVSMLADSIQDALDAVSKKQTDCTLIISALQFDIFGFSRGAAAARHFANRIQSEDPAIISAIRQGVTGTDFNGSPAGKIRFIGIFDTVAAIGTPVNGLNPHSADTGDVKLTLRPGVAEKVFHITAANECRFNFALNSVKPAWPELALPGVHSDIGGGYLPVTKEHLFLTRPATETVPYSQPGEKTQAYRQAVAQLQALDKSPCLAPLLRTNEISAETWHDDRLPPDRYGQMQKRSFAALTLRERTVRNDWSRVALRVMLEAAQEAGVVFDPIRATNHELHLPDELSSLCDKALTMGKAVRSGQTPPAFSQDEVDVIAEKYIHCSANWNAIVVNTDGFIHGGASPSELIGFIDRPDEQWKRSVYSMDGKKV, encoded by the coding sequence ATGATCCGAAGAGGCTGTATCATTCACGGTAAAAACGTCGGGCTGCACGGGGACAGGACTTCAACGGGGGCGCAATGTATCGCGGCCCGTCCCGGTATGTCGGTCATGGGGCTGCTGAAGCTCTATATTGGCGACAAGACTACTCCCTGCCCGAAGTGCGGGGAAGTGGGGATAATTGTGGACGGCGATCACCGGCACTCAAACAGCGCCGCAGTCGCGGTGGATGGCTCGGCAATCCGTTGCGGGTGCCCACAGGGAACCAATTTTCTGATTGCGCCGGGTACGATACCGCAGCTTTCAGCGGCAAAAGCCGGGATGACCCCGGCAGTCGCTCCGGAGCCGGAACAGCATGCGCAGACGGTGATGAGAAAGAAACGGAAGATCATGCTGACGATAGGCTTGTTCTTCGACGGTACCGGCAACAATGCCGTTAACACACAGAACATGCTGAAGGCGTATACCGCAGGTCATTACAATCTGGATGACCCGGAAGCTGAGTCCATTCTGGCAAAATGCGCCCGTGACAATTTTGGTGTGTCGGGCAGCGGTGCAACCAGCTATACCGGGTACTACACCAATATTCACTGGCTGAGCACGCTCTACAGCCGTCGCCTTACTGAAGACAGCCCCGATGTGCAGCGAGCTGTATATATTGACGGTATTGGCACTGACGCGGGAAAACCTGACAGCAAGCTGGGCCAGGGGTTTGGTATTTCTGATACCGGTGTTGTTGCCAAAACGGATAAAGCGGTTTCCATGCTTGCTGACAGTATTCAGGATGCGCTGGATGCGGTCAGTAAAAAGCAGACTGACTGCACGCTCATCATCAGTGCCCTGCAATTCGATATTTTTGGCTTCAGCCGCGGTGCAGCGGCGGCCCGCCATTTTGCCAACCGCATCCAGTCTGAAGACCCCGCTATTATCAGCGCAATCAGGCAGGGTGTAACTGGCACGGACTTCAATGGTTCTCCTGCCGGTAAAATACGCTTCATCGGCATTTTCGATACCGTTGCCGCCATAGGTACGCCGGTTAACGGTCTGAATCCGCACAGCGCGGATACCGGTGACGTGAAACTCACTCTGCGCCCCGGCGTGGCGGAGAAGGTGTTTCATATCACTGCCGCGAACGAATGCCGGTTCAACTTTGCGCTGAACAGCGTGAAACCGGCGTGGCCGGAACTGGCGCTGCCCGGCGTGCATTCCGATATTGGCGGCGGCTATCTGCCCGTCACGAAGGAACATCTTTTTCTGACGCGGCCTGCAACGGAAACCGTACCATACAGTCAGCCCGGCGAAAAGACGCAGGCCTACCGGCAGGCCGTGGCGCAGTTGCAGGCGCTGGATAAATCGCCTTGCCTGGCCCCGCTGCTGCGGACAAATGAAATATCGGCAGAAACCTGGCATGACGACAGGCTTCCTCCGGATCGGTATGGCCAGATGCAGAAGCGCAGCTTTGCGGCACTGACCCTGCGTGAGCGGACCGTCAGAAACGACTGGTCCCGCGTGGCGCTGAGGGTGATGCTTGAGGCTGCGCAGGAAGCCGGGGTGGTGTTTGACCCTATTCGCGCAACGAATCATGAATTACACCTCCCGGATGAGCTGTCTTCTTTGTGTGATAAGGCGTTGACTATGGGGAAAGCTGTCCGCAGCGGCCAGACGCCACCGGCTTTCAGCCAGGATGAGGTGGACGTGATTGCGGAGAAGTATATTCACTGTTCGGCCAACTGGAATGCCATCGTGGTGAATACGGACGGCTTCATTCACGGGGGCGCATCACCCTCAGAGCTGATTGGCTTTATCGACCGCCCGGATGAGCAGTGGAAACGTTCCGTCTATAGCATGGACGGGAAGAAGGTATGA
- a CDS encoding DUF2931 family protein, translated as MRLKSLFPLVMLVMVSGCCAGEAQTPEDTGEMPYGEVGFAFFTPRALPAVVTKALIIDNEKVVSTFRTLDSTQNDPDVVGIWNSRTDDGGIQFNKVRHPPALMLFCWDSVIDKKTYETRITFSSALREKMSVPTGRDRRGNTAWYKTLLFGLAPEGKVRIWLQNSAGGDNLPVEPVKMTTLSGDKLDACKGITQSDFSYGYDQDIKDFIKGKTYPYGSW; from the coding sequence ATGAGGCTGAAATCCCTTTTTCCCCTGGTGATGCTGGTCATGGTCAGCGGCTGTTGTGCAGGCGAAGCGCAGACGCCGGAAGACACCGGTGAAATGCCCTATGGTGAGGTCGGTTTTGCGTTTTTCACCCCCAGGGCATTACCAGCGGTAGTGACGAAAGCGCTGATTATCGACAACGAAAAGGTGGTATCCACCTTCCGGACACTGGACAGTACCCAGAATGACCCTGATGTTGTGGGGATCTGGAACAGCAGAACAGATGACGGGGGGATCCAGTTCAACAAGGTCCGGCATCCGCCCGCGCTAATGCTGTTCTGCTGGGATTCGGTCATCGATAAAAAGACCTACGAGACGCGTATCACCTTCTCATCCGCTCTTCGGGAAAAAATGTCTGTACCAACCGGCAGGGACAGAAGAGGTAATACGGCCTGGTATAAAACATTACTGTTCGGGCTGGCACCAGAGGGTAAAGTCCGTATCTGGCTTCAGAACAGCGCAGGCGGTGATAACCTGCCGGTTGAACCGGTAAAAATGACCACGCTGTCCGGGGATAAACTGGATGCCTGTAAAGGGATTACGCAGAGTGACTTTTCTTACGGATATGATCAGGACATAAAGGATTTTATCAAAGGGAAAACCTATCCCTATGGTAGCTGGTAG